Proteins encoded together in one Xenopus laevis strain J_2021 chromosome 6L, Xenopus_laevis_v10.1, whole genome shotgun sequence window:
- the LOC121394512 gene encoding basic salivary proline-rich protein 3-like: MYLLHMCFPRRCRHCVQLTCLETVRKYREALTALTYSKPKPEVEEPEAKVSQSGSRPKPEVEEPEAKVSQSGSRPKPEVEEPEAKVSQSGSRPKPEVEEPEAKVSQSGSRPKPEVEEPEAKVSQSGSRPKREVVEPDAEVSQSGSRPKPEVEEPEAKVSQSGSRPKPEGEVVEPKAEVSQSGSRPKRVVEPDAEVSQSGSRPKPEGEVIEPEAEVSQSGNRPKPEGEVVEPEAEVSQSGSRPKPEVEVIESQSLKETVNSDRSGRQKPCEEEVGY, encoded by the exons ATGTACCTGCTCCACATGTGCTTCCCAAGGAGATGCCGTCATTGTGTGCAACTGACTTGTCTGGAAACTGTCCGGAAATATAGAGAAGCACTTACTGCCCTGACGTATTCGAA GCCAAAGCCTGAAGTAGAAGAGCCTGAGGCAAAAGTATCTCAGAGCGGAAGTAGGCCAAAGCCTGAAGTAGAAGAGCCTGAGGCAAAAGTATCTCAGAGCGGAAGTAGGCCAAAGCCTGAAGTAGAAGAGCCTGAGGCAAAAGTATCTCAGAGCGGAAGTAGGCCAAAGCCTGAAGTAGAAGAGCCTGAGGCAAAAGTATCTCAGAGCGGAAGTAGGCCAAAGCCTGAAGTAGAAGAGCCTGAGGCAAAAGTATCTCAGAGCGGAAGTAGGCCAAAGCGAGAAGTAGTCGAGCCTGACGCAGAAGTATCTCAGAGCGGAAGTAGGCCAAAGCCTGAAGTAGAAGAGCCTGAGGCAAAAGTATCTCAGAGCGGAAGTAGGCCAAAGCCTGAAGGAGAAGTAGTCGAGCCTAAGGCAGAAGTATCTCAGAGCGGAAGTAGGCCAAAGCGAGTAGTCGAGCCTGACGCAGAAGTATCTCAGAGCGGAAGTAGGCCAAAGCCTGAAGGAGAAGTAATCGAGCCTGAGGCAGAAGTATCTCAGAGCGGGAATAGGCCAAAGCCTGAAGGAGAAGTAGTTGAGCCTGAGGCAGAAGTATCTCAGAGTGGAAGTAGGCCAAAGCCTGAGGTGGAAGTAATTGAGAGCCAAAGCCTGAAGGAAACAGTGAATAGTGATAGAAGTGGAAGGCAGAAACCTTGTGAAGAAGAAGTAGGCTATTGA